A stretch of DNA from Deltaproteobacteria bacterium:
TCTATCGGGAAGGCGGTTGCGTCGAGATCCAGGTGCTCTTCGTCCGGCACGGGAAGCTCACCGGCAACCAGGCCTACACCCTCGACGGCCTCGAGCTCGGCGACGACGAGATCCTGGGCGCCGTGCTGACCCAGTTCTACCAGGGGGACCGCCCGATTCCCGACGCGATCGTGCTCCCGCTCGCGCTCGAGGACGCCGAGGTACGCGCCGAGTATCTCGGCGAGCGCCGGGGCCGTTCGATCGAGGTCGTCTGCCCGCAGCGGGGCGCGCGCCTCCGCCTCGTCGAGATGGCGCGCGACAACGCCCGCCACGGCTTCGCCGAACGTCGCGACCAGAGCGCCCAGCGCGAGCGCATGCTCGAGGAGCTGCGGAAGCGGCTGCACCTCAGGAGCGCGCCGAAGCGCATCGAGTGCTTCGACATCTCGAACATCCAGGGGAACCTGACGGTGGCCTCGATGGTGACGTTCGACGAGGGTCAGCCATGCCCGGCGCGCTACCGCCGCTACCGCATCCGGACGGTGGCCGGCAGCGACGACTTCGCGTCGATGTACGAGGTTCTGGAACGGCGGTACCGGCGCGCCAAGCACGAGAACGACTTTCCCGACCTGCTCATGGTGGACGGCGGCAAAGGCCAGCTGAACGTCGCCGTCGAGGTGCTGCGCGCGCTCGCGATCGAGGGCGTCGACGTCCTCGGTCTCGCCAAGACGCGCGTCGAGCGCGACCCCCGGTCGCCCGAGGTACTGCGCTCCGACGAGCGCGTGTTCCTGCCGGGACGAAAGAACCCCGTCGTGCTGCGCCGCAACTCGACCGCGCTGTTCCTGCTGCAGCGCGTCCGCGACGAGGCGCACCGCTTCGCGATCACGTACCATCGCGAGCTGCGCCGGCGGGAGCGCCTGCGCTCCGGCCTCGAGGACATCGCCGGCGTCGGCCCGGAGCGGCGCCGGGCGCTGCTCCGCCACTTCGGAAGCCTGAAGCGCCTGCGCGCGGCGACCGCGTCCGAGATCGCCGCGGTCCCCGGCGTCTCGGCGCGGCTCGCGGCCGAGATCCACGACCGCCTCGCGCACGCCGGCACCGACCCGGGCTGATCCGCGCGGACCGCCGCGCATCCACGCGCCGCCACCCCCGCGGCCGACGAGCCGACGACCTCGCGCGTCGGCGGAGAGAGCATTGGCCAGAGGTTCCGCGGAACCGCCGGCGGCGGCGCGGGTCGTGGTGCCGTTCGCCGGCGGCTTCCTCGCCGGCGGGCTGCACGCCGACGCGGGCTGCGGCGCCCTCGTCGCCGTCGCGCTCGCGCTCGCCACGGCGGCGCGCGCCACGACGCTCCCGCTCCGGGTCGGAGCGGCGGCGCTCGCAGCGGGCCTCGCGTGCGGCGCGCTCGCCGCGACGCTCGCCCATCTGCCGCTCCCCGGGGAGCACGTCGCCCGGCTCGCGGGTCGCGGCATCGCGGCGGCCGAGGGGGTGGTCGTCCGCAGCGATGTCCGCGGCGACCGCGTGTCGCTCGTCGTGCGCGTCACCCGCGTCCGGGCCCGCGCGCGCGCCGGGCGCGGGTGTGGGCTCCTCGGGGTCACGATCGCCCATGCGCAGCGCTCGTGGCCGGCCGGGGCCATGGTCCGCGTCGTCGGGACCATCCGTCGCCCGCAAAGCCTCGGGAACCCGGGCGAGCACGACCACGCCGCGGCGCTTCGTCGCCGCGGCATCCGCGTCACGCTCTTCCTCTGGAGCGACGAGACGATCACGCGCCTCGACGACGCCGTCGCGAGCACGACCGGGAGTCCGCGCGCGCGACTCGCGGCGCGCGTCGCGGCCGCCGCCGAAGAGCCCGTCCGCGGCTATCTCGCGGCCGTCCTGCTCGGCGCCGCGCCGAGCCTGGACGACGCCACTCGCGACACGCTCACGCGCACCGGCCTCGCGCACGTCGTCTCCGTCTCGGGCTTCCACGTCGCGGTCGCCGCCGGCGGCGTCGTCTTGGCGCTGCGCTGGATCCTCCTGCGCGCAACGCTCCTCGCGCTCCGCTACGACGTCGCCAAGGTCGCGGCGTTGCTCGGCATCCTTCCCGTCGGCGCCTATGCCGCGCTCGCCGGCGACAGCGTGCCCGCGGCGCGCTCCTTCCTGAGCTACGGGGTGGTGCTCGGGGCGCTCGCCTGTGACCGGCCGCCGGACGCGCTTCGCGCGCTCGCCGGCGTGGCCGTCCTGCTCGCCCTCGGCGCGCCGGACGTCGCCGCGGACGTCTCGTTCCAGCTCTCGTTCGCATCCGTGCTGGCCCTGATCCTCGTCGCTCGCGCCGCGCGCCGCGACCGCACCGCCGCGGCCGGCGCCCCGGGGTGGTGCCGGCGGCTCGTGCTGGTGCCGCTCCGGGTGTCGATCGCCGCGACGCTCGCGACCGCGCCGCTCACCGCGTGGCACTTCCAGCAGATTTCCCTCGTCGCCCCGCTCGCGAACCTCGCCGCGTTGCCGTTGCTCGGTCCGGCGACGCTGCTGCCCGGTCTGGCCGCCTTGCCGATCGCGCTCGTCGCCCCCTCCTCAGCGGACGCGCTGCTGTGGGTCGCGGCGCGCGCGGCGGCGGCCGGCCTCGGCGTCGCCCGCTGGTTCGCGGCCTGGCCGGGCGCGGCCCTCGTCACGCCGATGCCGTCGCTCCCGGAGCTGGCGGTCGCGTATGCGGCACTCGCGCTGGCATGGACGCGGCGCGGGCCGTGGACCGCGCCGCTCGCCCGCCGGCGCCGGATTGCGCTCCTCGCGCTGGGGGTCGCCGCCGGGATCGACGTCGCCTGGTGGAGTTGGGAGCGCTGCTGCGACCCGACGCTGCGAGTCACCTTCCTCGCGGTCGGGCAGGGAGACGCGGCCGTCGTGGAGCTGCCGCGCGGCGGCGGCGTCCTCGTCGTCGACGGCGGCGGCTCGGCGGGCGCCTTCGACCCGGGCGCGCGCGTCGTCGCCCCCTTCCTGCGCGCGCGCAAGATCACGCGCATCGAGGCGCTCGTGCTGTCGCACCCACAGCTCGACCACTACGGCGGGCTCGCGCATCTCGCCGGCGCCTTCCGGGCACGCGAGCTCTGGTGGAGCGGCATGCGAGGGCAGGGCGCACGCTACGCTGCGCTCGAGCGCGCGCTCGCGGCGGCCGGCACGCGGTCGGTGGTCCTGCGCCGGGGCATGGCGTGGTCTCCGGGCGCGGACGTGGTCGTCGAGATCCTGCACCCCGACGACCCCCACCGCCTCGGGCCCAACGACGCCTCGCTCGTGTTGCGCCTGCGTTTCGGCGCGACGGCCGTCCTCTTCACGGGCGACGTCGAGGCCAAGGCCGAGCGCGCGATGCTGGACGCCGGCGTACGCGCGCGGAGCGACGTCCTCAAGGTCCCGCACCACGGCAGCGCGACGTCGAGCACCGCGGACTTCCTCGCCGCGGTCGCGCCGCGGATTGCCGTCGTGTCGTCGGGCGCCGACAACCGCTTCGGCTTCCCCGCCCGCGCGGTCGTCGAACGCCTCGCCGCCGTCCGCGCCGGCCGATGGAACACGGCGGAGCACGGCGCGCTCCGCGTCGTCAGCGACGGGCGCGACGTTTCCGTCGTGCCGACGCGGGCTTCCGCGGCCGAGCGATTTGTATTCCCGCAACTGCTTTGGTAGCTCTGCCCGCTTCCGAAAGTGGCTCGATGAAGACCATCCCTGGCGTCAAAGGGTTCCACGACGTCGTGCCCCCGCAGAGCGAACGCTTCACGGAGATCGAAGGGCGACTGCGCGCGGTGCTGGCGACGTACAACTACGGGGAGATCCGTACGCCGATCGCCGAGCGCACGGATCTGTTCGCGCGCTCCCTCGGCGAAACGACCGACATCGTCGAGAAGGAGATGTACACCTTCGACGATCGCGACGGCACGTCGCTGACGCTCCGCCCCGAAGGGACCGCCGCGGTCGTGCGCGCGGCGCTCGAGGCCGGCCTCGCGCAGCGCGACCAGGTCGCGAAGCTCTGGTACCTCGGCCCGATGTTCCGCCGCGAGCGGCCGCAGAAGGGACGCTTGCGGCAGTTCCACCAGGTCGGCGCCGAGGTGATCGGACGCGACGATGCGCTCGCCGACGCCGAGATCGTGATGCTGTTGATGGATTGCCTGCGCGCGGTCGGCCTGGCGTCGGCGAGCCTGATCCTGAACTCGCTCGGCGACGCGACGTGCCGGCCGACCTATCGCGCCGCGCTCACGGAGTACGGTCGAGCGCACATTGACGCGCTCTGCCCGAACTGCCGCCAACGTCTCGAACGCAATCCGCTCCGCCTCCTCGACTGCAAGGAGGAAGGTTGTCGTCGCGTCATGACGCACGCGCCGCTCGTCCGCGACCACCTCTGCGACCCCTGTCGGGACCACTTCGCCGAGGTCGAGCGGCTCCTGATCGCCGCCGACCTACCGTTCCGGGTGGAGCCACGGCTCGTGCGCGGCCTCGACTACTACGTCCGCACGGCATTCGAGGTGGTCTCCGAGAACCTCGGAGCCCAGAACGCGGTCGGAGGCGGCGGCCGTTACGACGGGCTCGTGGCCGAGCTCGGCGGGCCGCCGTTGCCCGGCGTCGGGTTCGCGATCGGGCTCGAACGCGTGCTGCTCGCGGCCGAGGCGGCGGGATTCCGGTCGCCCGCGCCGGAGGTGGACGTCATCCCGCTCTCGGCGGATGCAACACCGACGGCCGTGCGTCTGACCCGACGTCTGCGCGATCTCGGCATGCGCTGCGAGCTCGAGGCGGCGGGACGGAGCGTGAAGAGCGCGATGCGCCGGGCCGACAAGCTCGCGGCGCGCTTCGCGGTGCTGATCGGCGCGGACGAGCTCCGCGCCGGCCGGGCGACGGTGCGCGACATGCGGCGCCAGGCCGATCATCGACTCGCGCTCGCGGTGGAAGACGACGGCCCGGCGCTCGCGGAGACGCTCCGCGCGCTCGGCGCCGCAGGAGGACCGAATGGCTGAGGCGCTTTCGGCGCTCGGCGACTGGGAGCGCAGCGACTACGCCGGCACGCTCCGCCCCGAGGACGCGGGACGGAGCGTCACCGTCATGGGGTGGGTGCACGGCCGCCGCGACCACGGAGGCGTCATCTTCATCGATCTGCGCGACCGATCCGGGCTCGTGCAGATCGTCCTCGATCCCGAGCGCAGCGCGCTGGCGCACGCCGCCGGCGCGGGCATCCGGCTCGAGTTCGTGATCGCGGTGCGCGGAACGATCGTGCCGCGCTCGCCCGAGACCGTGAACCCGGACCTCCCGACCGGCGCGATCGAGGTGGTCGGCGACGAGCTGCGCATCCTGAACTCGGCGCGTCCGAGCCCGTTTCCCGTCGACGACGCGATCGACACCGCCGAAGCGGTCCGCCTCCGCTACCGCTACCTGGACCTCCGCCGTCCCCGCATGTTCCGGAACCTCTGGCTGCGGCACCGGCTCGCCGCGCGGACGCGCGGCTACCTGAACGCCCACGGATTCGTCGAGGTCGAAACGCCCGTGCTGACGCGCAGCACCCCGGAGGGCGCGCGCGACTACCTCGTGCCGAGCCGCGTGAACCCGGGAACCTTCTTCGCGCTGCCGCAGTCGCCGCAGCTCTTCAAGCAGATTCTCATGGTCGCCGGTGTCGATCGCTACTACCAGATCGCCCGCTGCTTCCGCGACGAAGATCTGCGCGCCGACCGCCAGCCCGAGTTCACCCAGATCGACCTCGAGATGTCCTTCCTCGGGCGCCCCACCATCTTCCGGCTGATGGAGGGGCTCGTCGCCGAGCTCTTCGCCGAGGCGGACGTGGCGATGCCGCCGCCCCCCGTTCCCGTGCTCGGCTACGCCGAAGCGATGGCGCGCTTCGGATGCGACCGCCCGGACACGCGCTTCGGGCTCGAGCTGATCGACTGCGCGCCGGTCTTCGCCGGTTCCGGCTTCAAGGTGTTCGCCGACGCGCTCGCGAAGGGCGGCACCGTCAAGGCGATCGTCGTGCCGGACGGCAAGCAGCTCTCGCGCAAAGATCTCGACGACCTCACCGAGTTCGTCGCCATCTACGGCGCCAAGGGCCTGGCGTGGATCCGCGTCAATCCGGACGGCTGGCAGTCGCCGATCGTGAAGTTCCTCTCCGACGACGAGCGCGCGCGCCTGACCGCCGCCGCCGGCCTCGCCCCCGGCAACGTGGTCATGCTCGTCGCCGACAAGCCGCGCGTCGTCCACGACGCGCTCGCCGCGCTCCGCCTGCGGCTCGGCGCCAAGCTCGGCATGATCGACGAGGGGAAGAAGAATCTCGTCTGGGTCACCGACTTTCCGCTCTTCGACTACGACGAGGAGCAGCGGCGGCACGTCGCCGTGCACCATCCCTTCACCGCGCCCGTCGAGGAGGATCTCGACAAGCTCGAGAGCGACCCGCTCGCGATCCGCGCCCAGGCGTACGACCTCGTGCTGAACGGCACCGAGATCGGCGGCGGCAGCGTCCGCATCCACCAGTCGACGGTGCAGGAGCGGGTGTTCGGCGTGCTCGGCATCCGGGCCGAGGAGGCGCAGGGCAAGTTCGGCTTCCTCCTCGAGGCCCTGGCGTCCGGCGCCCCGCCGCACGGCGGGCTCGCGTTCGGCTTCGATCGCCTCGTCATGCTGCTCGCCGGCGAGGAATCCATCCGCGAGGTGATCGCGTTCCCGAAGACGCAGCGAGCCATGGATCTCATGACCGAGGCGCCGAGCACGGTCGAGGCTCGCCAACTGCGCGAGCTCGGCATCAAGCTCGCGCACTGACGAGGAGCCGACGATGGGAGGACAGGGGTCGATGGCTCGCGTGCTGATCGTCCTGGCGAGCATGTGCTCGGCGCTCGCCGGCTGCAGTCCGCTGCCGGTGACGGTCGCGGCGCGGCCGTTGACGCCGATCGCGAGGGGAGAGGTCCGCCGCATCGCGGTGCTGCCCTTCACGACCGTGGACCTCGCCGTCGGCCGCACCGACGAGCTCGGGGCCGAGCCGCTCTCGGAGCCGCCGGGCGACACGGTGACGCGCGCGGTCGCGACCGCGATGCGCGACCAGGGCGACTGGCTGATCGTCGACGATCTCACGGTCGGCGAAGCCTTCCGCCGGCTCTACGGGGAGGTGCGGGCGCCGACCGCGAGCGAGGCGGTCGCCGTCGGCACGCTGCTGCGCGCCGACGCCGTTCTGCGCGGCGAGGTCAAGGTCTTCGAGGAACGCATCGGCACCGAGTTCGCGGCGAACCGTCCCGCGCACGTCGTCTTCGCGGCCGAGCTGCTGCGGCCGGCCGACGGCGTCGCCCTCTGGCAGGCGGAGTACGCCGAACAGCAGCAAGCGCTCTCCGAGAACCTCTGGAACCTGCCGGGCTTCGTGCGCGCCGGCGGGACGTGGGTGCGGGCCGGCGAGCTCGCCCAGATCGGCGCCGCGCAGATCGCCGCGCGCCTCCACGACGCGCTCTACGGCCCGGCGCCGCGGAGACGCGGCGCCGCCAGGACGAAGCGCTGAGTCCGGAGACGATGGGCACGATCCTCGACGGCAAGGCGGTGGCGCAAGCGGTGCGGGCGGAGGCGGCCCGCGCGGTCGAGCTGCTGCGCGCGCGCGGCGTCATCCCGGGCCTGGCGACGGTGCTCGTCGGCGACGACCCGGCGTCGCGCGTCTACGTCGACTCCAAGGAGCGCGCCTGCACGGAGATCGGCATGCGGTCGGTCGGACAGCGCCTGCCGGCCGACACGCGCACGGCGGATCTCGTTGCCCGCGTTCGCGAGCTGAACGCGCGCCCCGACGTGCACGGGATCCTCGTCCAGCTCCCGCTGCCGGATGCCGCGGACACCGACGCCGTGATCCAGGCGATCGCGCCGGAAAAGGACGTCGACGGCCTCACCGCCATCAGCCAGGGACGCTTGCTGGCGGGATTGCCCGGGCTCCGTCCGTGCACGCCGCTCGGCATCATGCGACTCCTGCGCGAGACCGGCGTCGGCCTCGCGGGCGCCACGGCCGTCGTGATCGGCCGGAGCCTGCTCGTCGGGAAGCCGGTCGCGCTCCTGCTGCTCGAGCAGCACGCGACCGTCACCATGTGCCACTCGCGCACCCGCGACCTCGCCGCCGCGGTTGGGGCCGCCGATATCGTGGTGGCGGCGGTCGGGCGCCCGGAGATGATCCGCGGCGATTGGATCAAGAAGGGGGCGATCGTGATCGACGTCGGCATCAATCGAGCGGCGACCGGCGGCCTGGTGGGCGACGTCGAGTTCGCCCGCGCCCGCGAGCGGGCGGCCTGGATCACGCCGGTCCCGGGTGGCGTGGGTCCCATGACGGTCGCGATGCTGCTTGCCAACACGGCCGCGGCCGCCGCGGCGACGACACGGGTGGCCGCATGAGCGAGACGAACGCGTCGGCGGCGGCGCTCGCGCGCACGCCCCTCTACGAGCGGCACCACGCGCTCGGCGCGAGGATGGTGGAGTTCGGCGGCTGGGAGATGCCGGTCTCGTACCGCGGGATCCTCGAGGAGCATCGCACGGTGCGCACCGCCGCCGGACTCTTCGACGTGAGCCACATGGGCGAGATCGAACTCCTCGGGCCGCACGCCGCCGCCGCCTGCCAACGGCTCACCACCAACGACGTCCGCCGCCTCGCGAACGGCCACGTCCAGTACACGATCCTCTGCCGTGAGGACGGCGGCGTGGTCGACGACGTCACGCTCTACCGCGTCGACGACCAGCGCTGGTTCTTCTGCGTGAACGCCGGCAACGTCGCCAAGGACCTGGCCTGGATCCGACAGCATGCCGGCGCGGCGACGGTGGTCGACCGCAGCCCGGCCACCGCGTTGATCGCGCTCCAGGGTCCGGCCGCCGCGGGCATCCTCGGCGCGCTCACCCCGCTCGTCCTCGAGCGCATCCCGAGCTTCCGCTTCGCACGCGGCGAGGTCGCCGGCCTGCCGGTGCTCGTGTCGCGGACCGGCTACACGGGCGAGGACGGCTTCGAGCTCTACGTCGACGCGCCGCGGGCCGGCGCGCTCTGGGACGCGCTCATGGCGGCCGGAGCGCCCGCCGGCCTCGAGCCCATCGGCCTCGGCGCGCGCGACACGCTCCGCCTCGAGGCCGCGCTCCCGCTCTACGGACACGAGCTCGACGAGCAGACGTCGCCGCTCGCCGCCGGGCTGGAGCGCTGGGTGCGGCTCGACGGCGAGGACTTCATCGGCCGGGCCGCACTGCGCCACGAGCGCGAGCGGGGCGCGCCGCGGCACCTGGTCGGGCTCGCATTGCGGGCGCCCGGCATCGCGCGCCAGGGCCATCCCGTCACCTTCGAAGGCGCCTCGGTCGGAATCGTCACGAGTGGGACGTTGTCGCCGACGCTCGGCAGCCCGGTCGCCCTCGCGTACGTGTCGGCGGCACTCGCCGCCCCGGGAACGAAGCTCGCCGTCGACGTCCGGGGCCGCCCCGTCCCGGCCGAGGTGGTGGCGACGCCCTTCTATCGCCGTCCGCGCCCGGTCGCCGCCGCGCCGGCGGAGGTTCCGTCCGAGGTCGCCGAGCCCGTCGAGGACGCGGTGGATGCGTCCGACGACGCGGCCCCGGCGGACGGCGAGGGGCTTTACGAGATCGACACCGCTCCCGAAGCGACCGGCGCGGACGAGCCGCCGGCCGGCGTGGCGGACGCGCCGTCGCCCGCCGACGACGACGCCGAGAACGCCGACGGCACCCAGGTCACACGCGAAGGAGAGCACTGATGCTGATCCCCGAGACGCTGCGGTATTCAGAGGACCACGAGTGGGTGCTGGTCGAAGACGGCATCGCGACTATCGGTATCACCGACCACGCGCAGGAGGAGCTCGGGGACATCGTGTTCGTCGAGCTCCCGGCGGTCGGCGCCGAGCTCGCGAAGTCGGCGACCTTCGGCGTCGTCGAGTCCGTCAAGGCGGTCAGCGACGTCTATGCGCCCCTCGGCGGCATCGTGACCGCGGTCAACGAGGCGCTCACGACCAAGCCCGAAACCATCAACGAGGATCCGTACGGCGCCGGCTGGATGGTGAAGGTGACGCTCGCGAATCGCGCGGACGCCGACGCGCTCATGACGGCCGAGCAGTACCGCGGCTTCCTGGCGCAGGAGAAGCCGTAGAGGCCCGACCCGATGCGCTATACGCCCCACACGTCCGCCGAGATCGACGCGATGCTGCGCGCGATCGGCGCGCAGAGCGTCGACGCGCTCCTCGCGCACGTGCCAGAAGCGCTGCGGACGCGGGCGAGTCTCGCGGCGCTTCCCGGCGGGATCGACGAGCGCGCCATGCGCATCGAGGTCGCGGCGCTCGCGGCCCGGAACCGCACTGACGGCCTCGCCTTCCTCGGAGCCGGAGCCTACCCGCACTTCATCCCCGCAGCGGTCGATCAGCTCGCGAGCCGCGCCGAGTTCGCGACCGCCTACACCCCGTATCAGCCCGAGGTGAGCCAGGGCACGCTGCAGGCGACCTTCGAGTTCCAGTCGGCCGTCGCCGCGCTCACCGGTATGGAGGTCGCGAACGCCGGCATGTACGACGGCGCCACCGCCGCCGCGGAGGCCGTACTGATGACCCAGCGCCTGCGCCCCGGCCGGCCGCTCGTGCTCGTCGCCCGCGCGCTGCACCCGCACTACCGGCAGGTGATCGCGACCTATCTCGCCGGGATCAAGGACGTCGAGCTGGTGGAAGTGCCGTACGGTCCGGACGGCGCGACGCCGCTTCCAGCCGCCGACCTCCTGCGCCGCGCCTCATGCCTCGTGCTCGGCTATCCGAACGTCTTCGGCATCGTCGAGGACCTGGCCGGCGCGGCGGAGATCGCACACGGGGAGGACTGCCTCCTCGTCAGCGCCACCACCGAGGCCCTGGCGCTCGCGCTCCTCCGGACGCCGGGCGCGGCGGGCGTCGATGTCGCGGTCGCCGAGGGGCAGAGCCTCGGGCTCCCCCTCGCGTACGGTGGTCCGGGGCTCGGGCTCTTCACGAGTCGCGAGCGCTTCGTGCGAAACCTGCCGGGCCGGCTCGTCGGGGAGACCGTCGACGTTCAGGGACGTCGCGGCTACGTCCTCACCCTGGCGACGCGCGAGCAGCACATCCGCCGCGAGCGCGCCACGTCCAACATCTGCACGAATCAGGGACTCTGCGCGGTGCAGGTGGTCGTCTATCTTTCCCTCCTCGGTCGCCACGGCCTCGCGAGCGTCGCCGAGCGGAACCTGCGCGGCGCGCACGCGCTCGCCGAGCGCCTGCGGGGGGTCGGGACGCTGCGCTTCTCCGGTCCGTACTTCAACGAACTCGTCCTGAGCCTCTCCGGCGCCCGTCGGCGCTGGCAGCACGCGCTCGCCGAGGGGGTCGTCGCGGGGTTGCCACTCGGCGACTGGTACCCCGAGCTCGAGGACACGCTCCTCCTCTGCGCGACGGAGCTCCACGACGCTGCGGCCATGGATCGTCTCGCCGCGGCGCTCGCCGCCGACGCGGCGGCGCCGGCCGCGCGCGCGGGGGGCCGCTCGTGAGTCGCCCCGAAGGAGTCCTCCGAAACGGGCTCCTCCCCGAACCGCTCATCTTCGAGCGCGGAGCGCCGGGTCGGACCGGAGCGACCTGCGACCCGGGCGAGGTCGGCGGACCGGCGCCCGCCGACGTGCTGCCCTCGGGACTACGCCGCGACGACGGCCTCGCCGGGCTTCCCGAGGTCAGCGAGCTCGACGTCGTCCGCCACTTCACGCGTCTGTCCCAATGGAATCTGAGCGCCGCGACCACGCTCTATCCGCTCGGATCGTGCACCATGAAATACAACCCGGTCGTCCACGAGGCCGTCGTCCGGCTCCCCGGGTTCGCCGACCTCCATCCGCTGCTCCCCGACGCCTGGGCGCAGGGCACGCTCGAGCTCATGGATGGCCTCGCTGGGTTCCTGCGCGCGGTGAGCGGGCTCCCGGGCGTCAGCCTCCAACCGGCCGCGGGCGCGCACGGTGAGCTCACCGGCATGAAGATGGTGCGAGCCTACCACACCGACCGCGGCAACCCGCGCAACCGCGTCCTCATCCCGGCGAGCGCCCACGGCACGAACCCGGCGAGCGCCGCGCTCTGCGGCTACACCGTCACCGAGATGCCCGCGAACGACTTCGGCATCCTCGAGGTCGATACGGTCCGGAAGCACCTCGGCACGGACGTCGCGGCGTTGATGGTCACCAACCCCAACACGATCGGACTCTTCGAACGCAACATCCAGGCGATCGCCGACGCCGTGCACGAAGCGGGAGCGCTCCTCTACTGCGACGGCGCCAACATGAATGCGCTCCTCGGCGTCGCCAAGCCCGGCGACATGGGCGCCGACGTCCTGCAGTTCAACCTCCACAAGACGTTCTCGACCCCGCACGGCGGCGGCGGCCCGGGTGCGGGCCCGGTGGCCGTATCGGAGCGGTTGGAGCCCTACCTGCCGACGCCGCGCCTCGTCCGCGACCCGAAAGGCCTGCGCTGGAGCGAGGACTTCCCGAAGGCCATCGGCCGCGTGCGCTCCTTCCACGGCAACGTCGGCATGCTGGTGCGGGCCTACTGCTACATGCGCACGCTCGGCGGCGACGGCCTCACCGACGCGACGGCGATGGCCGTGCTGAACGCCAACTACATCCGCGCCGAGCTCTCCGGCGTGCTGCCCCTGGCCTTCGAGACGCCGTCGCTCCACGAGTGCGTGTTCACGGATCACGATCTCGCCGCGACCGGCGTCCACACCCTCGACCTCGCGAAGCGCCTCCTCGACTACGGCTTCTTCGCGCCGACCATCTACTTCCCGCTGGTCGTTCCGGGCGCGATCATGGTCGAGCCGACGGAGACGGAGAGCAAGCAGACCCTCGACGAGTTCATCGCCGCGGTGCGGGCGATCGTCGCGGAGGCGAGGGAGACGCCCGAGCTCGTCAAGGAAGCGCCGCACGCGACCTTCGTCGGCCGCCTCGACGAAACCCGCGCCGCCCGCCGCCCGGTGCTACGCTGGAAGCCTCCGACGGCCCGCCCGACGGAGTGAGCGCCTCCCCGCGCGCGGCGCACGTCGACGCGTGAGCGAACCGGGCGCGGGGCCCCGCGGCGGCTTCCCCCGAGCCCTGCCGCGAAGCGGGCTGGTCAGAGCAGCGCCACGCTCAGGCGGCTCTCGATGCGGCCCGGCGAGCCCGCCGGCCCCGGCTGGTACGCCCGGAGCTGCGCCTGGAACACGAACTCGAAGTCCCCGTTCGGCTTGGCGGCCGCCTTCGGCGGGTTGTTGTCGAAGGCCGCGGTGTTGAGCGCGTCCGACAGCGTGTCGTCCATGTTCGCGCTCCCCGACTGGGTGTCGATCTGCACCGACTTGAGCTTTCCGCGCGCGTCGAGGACGGCCCGCATCTGCACCGGACTGCGCGCGCTCAGGATCTGCTCGAGCTCGAGGCGGCGCTGGCGGATGATCAGGTGCTGGAAGACCCGCTCCCCCACGCGCCGCACGAAAGGCGAGAACTCGTTCGCCTTCGTGTTCAGGAGCGTAACGGTCCCGCGCTGGATGTCGGGGAGATTGTCGAGCGTGCCGCGCGTCCCGGGGAGCGACCAATCGGGTGCGACCGGCGCGACGGCGAGCGCGAGCTTTCGTCGCCCGGTGCCGTCCTTCGCCGTGTCCTCCGGCTCGCGCGTCGCGTCGCGCTGAGCCGCAACGAGCTCGTCGGTCGACGCGAAGAGCTTGTCGAGCGCGGGCACGGGCTTCGCCTCCCTCGGCTCGGCCGCCGCGCCTTCCGCGGGCCGCCGCGCCTTCGCCGGCGGCGGCCGGTCAGCGGCGGCGACCCGCGGCCGGACTGGCT
This window harbors:
- the uvrC gene encoding excinuclease ABC subunit UvrC, whose amino-acid sequence is MTPPTDALDLEAKLATLPTRPGVYLLRDAHDKVIYVGKAKSLRSRVRSYFRGGDERAQVVFLVGRVARFETLVTRNEKEALILENNLIKQYKPRYNIRLKDDKSYVSVKIEDKHPWPRLVVTRKLARDGSRYLGPFSSAWSVRETLDTIRKIFPIRNCSDTVFRNRARPCIEHQIKRCPGPCCLPADAEEYARNVAQTVELLEGRNRQLVRTLSARMEAASEALRFEEAARLRDQLRALETTVQRQQAVEHWGRDQDVFGLYREGGCVEIQVLFVRHGKLTGNQAYTLDGLELGDDEILGAVLTQFYQGDRPIPDAIVLPLALEDAEVRAEYLGERRGRSIEVVCPQRGARLRLVEMARDNARHGFAERRDQSAQRERMLEELRKRLHLRSAPKRIECFDISNIQGNLTVASMVTFDEGQPCPARYRRYRIRTVAGSDDFASMYEVLERRYRRAKHENDFPDLLMVDGGKGQLNVAVEVLRALAIEGVDVLGLAKTRVERDPRSPEVLRSDERVFLPGRKNPVVLRRNSTALFLLQRVRDEAHRFAITYHRELRRRERLRSGLEDIAGVGPERRRALLRHFGSLKRLRAATASEIAAVPGVSARLAAEIHDRLAHAGTDPG
- a CDS encoding DNA internalization-related competence protein ComEC/Rec2, with the translated sequence MARGSAEPPAAARVVVPFAGGFLAGGLHADAGCGALVAVALALATAARATTLPLRVGAAALAAGLACGALAATLAHLPLPGEHVARLAGRGIAAAEGVVVRSDVRGDRVSLVVRVTRVRARARAGRGCGLLGVTIAHAQRSWPAGAMVRVVGTIRRPQSLGNPGEHDHAAALRRRGIRVTLFLWSDETITRLDDAVASTTGSPRARLAARVAAAAEEPVRGYLAAVLLGAAPSLDDATRDTLTRTGLAHVVSVSGFHVAVAAGGVVLALRWILLRATLLALRYDVAKVAALLGILPVGAYAALAGDSVPAARSFLSYGVVLGALACDRPPDALRALAGVAVLLALGAPDVAADVSFQLSFASVLALILVARAARRDRTAAAGAPGWCRRLVLVPLRVSIAATLATAPLTAWHFQQISLVAPLANLAALPLLGPATLLPGLAALPIALVAPSSADALLWVAARAAAAGLGVARWFAAWPGAALVTPMPSLPELAVAYAALALAWTRRGPWTAPLARRRRIALLALGVAAGIDVAWWSWERCCDPTLRVTFLAVGQGDAAVVELPRGGGVLVVDGGGSAGAFDPGARVVAPFLRARKITRIEALVLSHPQLDHYGGLAHLAGAFRARELWWSGMRGQGARYAALERALAAAGTRSVVLRRGMAWSPGADVVVEILHPDDPHRLGPNDASLVLRLRFGATAVLFTGDVEAKAERAMLDAGVRARSDVLKVPHHGSATSSTADFLAAVAPRIAVVSSGADNRFGFPARAVVERLAAVRAGRWNTAEHGALRVVSDGRDVSVVPTRASAAERFVFPQLLW
- a CDS encoding histidine--tRNA ligase, which produces MKTIPGVKGFHDVVPPQSERFTEIEGRLRAVLATYNYGEIRTPIAERTDLFARSLGETTDIVEKEMYTFDDRDGTSLTLRPEGTAAVVRAALEAGLAQRDQVAKLWYLGPMFRRERPQKGRLRQFHQVGAEVIGRDDALADAEIVMLLMDCLRAVGLASASLILNSLGDATCRPTYRAALTEYGRAHIDALCPNCRQRLERNPLRLLDCKEEGCRRVMTHAPLVRDHLCDPCRDHFAEVERLLIAADLPFRVEPRLVRGLDYYVRTAFEVVSENLGAQNAVGGGGRYDGLVAELGGPPLPGVGFAIGLERVLLAAEAAGFRSPAPEVDVIPLSADATPTAVRLTRRLRDLGMRCELEAAGRSVKSAMRRADKLAARFAVLIGADELRAGRATVRDMRRQADHRLALAVEDDGPALAETLRALGAAGGPNG